One window of the Terriglobia bacterium genome contains the following:
- a CDS encoding TonB-dependent receptor, producing MGLRKWIRLLPVLGALLGASHAFAQSSPDDLKHLTLDQLMNIEVTSVSKQPEPFMKAPAAIQVITQEDIRRSGASSLPEALRLADNLEVAQKNSSAWAISARGFNTDLSNKLLVLIDGRTVYTPLFSGVFWDRQDYLLEDIDHIEVISGPGGTLWGANAVNGVINIVTKSAKDSQGLYAEAGGGSQLRAVTGIRYGGSLGRSADYRVYGRFFDRSHEVLPNGNAAMDSWRSGQGGFRIDAGAKREDRFTLQGDFYETPQNLPTGRSAGAAGGNLLGRWSHAASDESDMKLQIYYDRTHFRDPVPQQMAGALVLAPAGTLTDDLDTVDLDFQHRFRLNGRNGIVWGLGYRFTHDTVQNAPGLAFEPPQLDQNLFNVFVQDEVRLAENVAFTLGTKVEHNDYTGFEIEPNVRLQWDMTPKQSMWSAVSRAVRSPSRVDRDERLMTPSVAPLITDLLIGGTNFKSETAIAYEMGYRAQLGSKVSASISGFYNDYNNIRSTSPSAPNPVTHLPFPYVFSNNLEGETHGFELAANYQILRWWRLHGGYDLLLENIHVKPGTVDLNNALNETADPRHQLAMRSSMDLPRNFELNAQSRWIDSFRFNNAGTPGIVPSYSELDSRLAWHATRKVELSVAGQNLLHNRHLEYVVSSPSPVEEIRRSAYGKLAIVW from the coding sequence ATGGGACTTCGCAAATGGATTCGCCTGCTGCCTGTTCTTGGTGCTCTGCTCGGCGCGTCACATGCCTTCGCTCAGAGTTCGCCGGATGATCTGAAACATCTGACGCTGGACCAGCTGATGAACATTGAAGTGACGTCGGTTTCCAAGCAGCCGGAGCCTTTCATGAAAGCGCCCGCCGCGATTCAGGTCATTACGCAGGAAGACATACGCCGTTCCGGCGCCTCGAGCCTGCCGGAGGCGCTGCGGCTGGCGGACAACCTGGAAGTTGCTCAGAAGAATTCCAGTGCCTGGGCCATCAGCGCGCGAGGCTTCAACACGGATTTATCGAACAAGCTTTTAGTCCTAATCGACGGAAGAACTGTTTACACCCCCTTGTTTTCCGGCGTCTTCTGGGATCGGCAGGATTATTTGCTGGAAGACATCGACCACATCGAGGTGATCAGCGGACCGGGCGGCACGCTATGGGGCGCCAATGCCGTCAACGGCGTCATCAATATCGTCACGAAGAGCGCAAAGGATTCACAAGGTTTATATGCCGAAGCCGGCGGCGGATCGCAACTGCGAGCCGTGACCGGCATTCGCTACGGCGGCAGCCTTGGAAGAAGTGCGGACTATCGCGTGTACGGACGGTTTTTCGACAGGAGCCATGAAGTTCTGCCCAACGGCAATGCTGCGATGGACTCCTGGAGAAGCGGACAGGGCGGCTTTCGGATCGACGCCGGGGCAAAGCGGGAGGACCGCTTTACACTGCAAGGCGATTTTTATGAGACTCCCCAGAACCTCCCGACGGGCCGCAGCGCGGGGGCGGCCGGCGGCAACCTGCTTGGACGATGGTCTCATGCCGCTTCCGACGAATCCGACATGAAGCTGCAGATCTATTACGACCGGACGCATTTTCGCGATCCCGTTCCCCAGCAGATGGCCGGCGCCCTGGTCCTTGCTCCCGCCGGCACGCTGACCGACGACCTCGATACGGTCGATCTCGATTTCCAACATCGCTTCCGTTTGAACGGACGAAACGGAATCGTCTGGGGCCTGGGTTATCGCTTCACGCATGACACGGTTCAAAACGCGCCGGGGTTGGCTTTCGAGCCGCCGCAGCTGGACCAGAATCTGTTCAATGTCTTTGTCCAGGATGAAGTTCGGCTCGCGGAAAATGTTGCCTTCACGCTGGGAACAAAAGTCGAGCACAACGACTACACCGGCTTCGAGATCGAGCCGAATGTGCGGCTCCAGTGGGACATGACGCCAAAACAGTCCATGTGGTCGGCCGTCTCCCGGGCGGTCCGGTCGCCCTCGCGAGTCGATCGGGATGAACGGTTAATGACGCCCTCTGTGGCTCCTCTCATTACGGATCTTCTGATTGGCGGAACAAACTTCAAATCCGAAACCGCAATTGCGTATGAGATGGGTTACCGGGCGCAGCTCGGTTCAAAAGTGTCCGCTTCGATCTCAGGGTTTTACAACGACTACAACAATATCCGGAGCACGAGTCCCAGCGCGCCTAATCCTGTGACGCACCTGCCGTTTCCTTACGTTTTCTCCAACAATCTGGAGGGGGAAACCCACGGCTTCGAATTGGCCGCCAATTATCAAATCCTCCGCTGGTGGCGGCTCCATGGCGGCTACGATCTTTTGCTCGAAAATATTCACGTCAAGCCGGGGACGGTGGATCTCAATAACGCCCTGAACGAAACCGCCGATCCGCGGCACCAGTTGGCCATGCGCTCCTCGATGGATCTCCCGAGGAATTTCGAGCTTAACGCTCAGTCCCGGTGGATCGACTCCTTTCGCTTCAATAACGCCGGCACGCCTGGAATCGTTCCAAGTTATTCCGAACTGGACAGCCGGCTGGCCTGGCACGCTACGCGTAAGGTCGAGCTATCCGTTGCCGGACAAAATCTTCTCCACAACCGTCACCTCGAATACGTCGTTTCAAGCCCCAGTCCTGTAGAAGAGATCCGTCGAAGCGCTTACGGAAAGCTGGCCATCGTCTGGTAG
- a CDS encoding response regulator, whose translation MNNEEIELLYVEDDEADMELTMIALQQGGIINRIHVARDGVEALDYLFCRGPHAGRDFCAPRVVLLDLKLPKISGLEVLQAIRNDERTRSIPVVVLTSSREQRDLVDSYKLGVNSYIQKPVDFEQFNQTIRQLGLYWMVVNQVPPA comes from the coding sequence ATGAACAACGAAGAAATCGAGCTTCTTTATGTGGAAGATGACGAGGCGGATATGGAACTGACGATGATTGCTCTGCAGCAGGGCGGAATCATCAACAGGATTCATGTCGCCCGCGACGGCGTGGAGGCCCTGGATTACCTTTTTTGCCGGGGACCTCATGCCGGCCGCGACTTCTGCGCCCCAAGAGTCGTGTTGCTGGACCTGAAGTTGCCCAAGATCAGCGGCCTCGAAGTCCTTCAGGCCATCCGCAACGACGAGCGCACGCGCTCGATTCCCGTCGTGGTACTGACATCTTCAAGAGAGCAGAGAGACCTCGTCGACAGCTATAAACTCGGAGTCAACAGTTACATCCAGAAGCCGGTGGACTTTGAACAGTTCAACCAGACCATCCGGCAGCTTGGCCTTTACTGGATGGTGGTCAACCAGGTGCCGCCCGCATAA